The following is a genomic window from Chryseobacterium sp. StRB126.
CCTGTAAAATATATTTTTGATAAATCGGAGAAGTGTATTTACAAAAAATGGATGCTCTCCAAAAAGATCATGACGTTTGATGAAATGACTTATTTTATCAATGATGAAAGGGGCGGATATTATTATTCCATTGGAAAGAAGCGTAACCAGTTTGTGAAAAATTATAGAATCAGCAATTACTTTTCAGGCTCAAAGAAATCCATTGAGAGAGAAGATGATTATATAAAGGAAATATTACATCCAATCCTGACTGCCGTGGGAATTCCTTTGAATAAACCGGAACAATAAAAAAACAAATGAAAAGTAGGGTAAGAACTACAACCATGATAACTATAAGCATGACCATTCCCCTCCGCTGGAGGGGTGGCAAAAATTCAAAGAATTTTTGACGGGGTGGTTAAAACATTGTACAAAACTCCAACATTGAATCACTCATTCAATAAAAGACTGCGGGCTGTTTCGAAGAAACAGCCCGCAATTTGTTTATAAAAAAATGACTTTAAGTTAAATTTAGTATTCTTTATTTTTTGTAAAATTGCAATATTATATTAATTAATTCAAATAAATTCATTTATTATTGGTTTTTTTTTATTAATATTTTTTTATTAATATTTTTTTTATACATTTAATGTAGTGAAATTGAATAAGTGTGTTTACTTTAGATGTGACACCAAAAACTATGATTATGAGAATCAATAATTTTTTACCTTTTTTTCTCATTTCTATAAGTGATTCACTATTGAATGGTATTTTACCCGATTGTTTAATAGGTTTATTTACACTTAATTTTAAAAATAATGAACCTAAAATACTTAATACAATGATTAAAAAAGTTAATTATTACGCTTGGTGTTAGTTGTTTTTTAATCAATTTGTGTACAGGTAGGTATTGAAATTAAAAATTGCCAGAAAGTTTTCAATGTAGCTGGTTTAAAACATGTTCTTTCCAGGTGATAGAATGTTGCTTGTATCTCTTTTTTTTATTTCACTCAGTATTTATATTTAAAATTTGACTTAAAAAAAACTAAAACCCAAAACCTCAATATTATGAAAATTTATGTATTAGCAGTTTGTATTCTTAGAAAGGCAATGCTGCTGCCTTTATTGATGTTTATTGCAAGCACGCTGGTGTATGCACAACAGGTTTATGTAAGCAGCCAGAGTTCTCAAATTTATGGAGTTTGTTTTGCTTGTTCCGTCCAAGATCCGGAAAATGCAATTGGGTCTGATGAAAGCAATTATGCTTTCATGCGAATACCACTGGGAGCGTTTGCGAGTATTGAGCAAACCCTGATTTTTCCTTCGGTAAAAACCTACTCGAAAGTGGTCATAGGTATTGGCACCAATCAGGCTGGTTTATCAGTGCAATTACTGGGAGGTGTTTCTGTGGAAACTTTTAACGGAAACGTTTCAAACAATGATTACAGAATTGTTAACAATGAAATCCTTAAAATTGGAGCTACTGATCCCAGTAAAGGGACTATAGAATTTACAACCAACAAGCCTTATGACCGGATTGTATTGAGATTTACTTCTGGGGTAGGTCTTAATGGAGGGCTTCAGATCTATTATACCTATCAGCTTGATAAAGTCTATGCAAGTAGTGAGACTCGTATTATTAAATGCCCAGGCTGTTCCGTTCAAAATCCACAAAATGCAGTAGGTCCCAATGAAAACGATTTCTCTAAATTGATTGCACCTTCTTCTGGGTCTTTTTATTCGGTTGAACAGGCTCTTCACTTTCCTAATGAAAAAACCTTTACTAAACTTGTG
Proteins encoded in this region:
- a CDS encoding T9SS type A sorting domain-containing protein, with protein sequence MKIYVLAVCILRKAMLLPLLMFIASTLVYAQQVYVSSQSSQIYGVCFACSVQDPENAIGSDESNYAFMRIPLGAFASIEQTLIFPSVKTYSKVVIGIGTNQAGLSVQLLGGVSVETFNGNVSNNDYRIVNNEILKIGATDPSKGTIEFTTNKPYDRIVLRFTSGVGLNGGLQIYYTYQLDKVYASSETRIIKCPGCSVQNPQNAVGPNENDFSKLIAPSSGSFYSVEQALHFPNEKTFTKLVIGVGSDSKPIDQVIDKEVKINTNITGEVLVELIMGRLKKDPQDPYKGVIEFITSYPYDQVVLNLSVSPNSARDLKIHYAYQENVYQPVTVASANAMKTVPIEKVLTVFPNPTTGSVTLQGNVDFTDADIFINNTLGKEVFRSKFRSKTIDLPATLPGGIYMLSVQTKDREIYTHKIILTR